The Acidicapsa acidisoli genome window below encodes:
- a CDS encoding xanthine dehydrogenase family protein molybdopterin-binding subunit yields the protein MRPRIVGTPQIRKEGIDKVLGRAKYVDDLERDGMWYGATVRSSIPRGRIRAIHYSPEVDWSEFVVVTAADISGKNHIQMISADQPCLAADAVNHCDEPILLLAHPDKRRLPEAVAAVRIDYEPLPAILSIEESESQHEIIWGPNTKDGNLFKEFHLEKGNVDDVWATAAYVVEGEYRTGAQEHLYIENNGVIAEYSDADGLTVRGSLQCPFYVHKSLMAVFDLPPEKVRVIQTETGGAFGGKEDYPSVIASHAALLARKAGRPIKMVYDRMEDLAATTKRHPSRTRHRTAVDKDGRLLAMEIDLATDGGAYATLSSTVLSRATLHSTGPYVCPNVRINSRSWATNTVPYGAFRGFGAPQSIFAIERHMEQIARAVGIDSAEIRRRNFLHDGDSTATEQVMREPVILDALLDHALKESDYTAKRERFTRENPHSAIKRGMGIAAFYHGSGFTGSGERYLNSLAGLDVTENNKVRVLVCNTEFGQGTNTILTQIAAEALALSYDDIEMAPCDTNIVPNSGPTVASRTSMVVGRLIERSAHQLISSLKESAGLADDYSRSEFFTACERLREQQGKVESLCRYEAPPNIYWDDQKYRGEAYPAFAWAVYVAEVAVDTVTYSAEVTNFYTVQEVGRVLNPTLAAGQIEGGVAQGIGYALYEKVLLKNGHMFNNQMTNYIMPTAADVPPIAVFFKEIPFAHGAYGAKGIGELPHDGPAPAILNAIQDATGENFPFIPLLPEDIFLRMAIRTPDVPAPDPFTPNEEHAAV from the coding sequence ATGAGGCCGCGAATTGTCGGCACCCCTCAAATCCGCAAAGAGGGCATCGACAAAGTGCTGGGCCGCGCCAAATATGTGGACGATCTTGAGCGCGATGGAATGTGGTACGGGGCCACCGTCCGCAGTTCGATTCCACGCGGCCGCATCCGGGCAATCCACTACAGCCCCGAAGTCGACTGGAGCGAATTCGTCGTGGTCACCGCCGCCGATATCTCCGGCAAGAATCACATCCAGATGATCTCCGCTGATCAGCCCTGCCTCGCAGCCGATGCCGTCAACCACTGCGACGAGCCCATCCTCCTACTGGCTCACCCCGACAAGCGTCGCCTTCCCGAGGCCGTAGCCGCCGTCCGCATCGACTACGAACCCCTCCCGGCGATTTTGTCCATTGAAGAAAGCGAGTCGCAGCACGAGATCATCTGGGGACCGAATACGAAAGACGGCAATCTCTTCAAAGAGTTCCACCTCGAAAAAGGCAATGTCGACGATGTCTGGGCAACCGCCGCGTACGTCGTCGAAGGCGAATACCGGACCGGCGCGCAGGAGCACCTCTACATCGAAAACAACGGCGTAATCGCCGAGTACAGCGATGCCGACGGCCTCACCGTCCGCGGCTCGCTGCAATGCCCTTTCTATGTGCACAAATCGCTGATGGCCGTCTTTGACCTGCCGCCAGAAAAAGTGCGTGTCATCCAGACCGAAACCGGAGGAGCCTTCGGCGGCAAGGAGGATTACCCCTCGGTGATCGCCTCCCACGCCGCGCTGCTTGCCCGCAAGGCCGGACGACCGATCAAAATGGTCTACGATCGCATGGAAGACCTGGCCGCAACCACCAAGCGCCACCCATCCCGCACCCGCCATCGTACTGCCGTCGACAAAGACGGCAGACTGCTCGCAATGGAGATCGACCTCGCCACAGATGGCGGCGCCTATGCCACGCTTTCTTCCACTGTGCTATCGCGCGCCACGCTGCATTCGACCGGCCCTTATGTCTGCCCGAATGTGCGCATCAACTCGCGCTCCTGGGCCACAAACACCGTCCCCTACGGCGCATTTCGAGGCTTCGGCGCTCCGCAATCGATTTTTGCCATCGAGCGCCACATGGAGCAGATCGCCCGCGCCGTCGGCATCGATTCCGCCGAGATACGGCGCAGAAACTTCCTGCACGACGGCGACTCCACGGCAACCGAGCAAGTCATGCGCGAGCCAGTCATTCTCGACGCACTGCTCGATCACGCATTGAAAGAGAGCGACTACACAGCCAAGCGCGAACGCTTCACGCGCGAGAATCCGCACAGCGCCATCAAGCGCGGCATGGGAATAGCAGCCTTCTATCACGGCTCCGGATTTACCGGCTCCGGCGAACGCTATCTCAACTCTCTGGCAGGCCTCGATGTAACAGAAAACAACAAGGTGCGCGTCCTCGTATGCAACACCGAATTTGGCCAGGGCACGAACACCATCCTCACCCAGATCGCCGCCGAAGCACTCGCGCTGAGCTACGACGACATCGAGATGGCTCCCTGCGATACAAATATCGTTCCCAACAGCGGCCCAACCGTCGCATCGCGCACCTCCATGGTCGTTGGCCGCCTCATCGAACGTTCCGCCCATCAACTGATTTCCTCGCTCAAAGAAAGCGCGGGACTGGCGGATGACTATTCCCGCAGTGAGTTCTTCACCGCATGCGAGCGCCTGCGTGAGCAGCAAGGAAAAGTCGAATCTCTGTGCCGTTACGAAGCGCCGCCCAACATCTACTGGGATGACCAGAAGTATCGCGGCGAAGCATATCCCGCCTTCGCGTGGGCCGTCTACGTAGCCGAGGTCGCGGTTGACACCGTCACTTACTCCGCCGAAGTAACAAACTTCTACACCGTGCAGGAAGTGGGCCGCGTTCTCAATCCAACCCTCGCAGCGGGACAGATCGAAGGCGGCGTAGCGCAAGGCATCGGCTACGCGCTCTACGAAAAAGTCCTGCTCAAGAACGGTCACATGTTCAACAACCAGATGACCAACTACATCATGCCCACTGCAGCGGACGTACCGCCAATCGCGGTCTTCTTCAAAGAGATTCCCTTCGCCCACGGAGCCTATGGTGCAAAAGGAATCGGCGAACTGCCGCATGACGGCCCGGCTCCGGCCATCTTGAATGCCATTCAGGACGCGACCGGCGAGAACTTTCCCTTTATTCCGCTGCTGCCAGAGGATATCTTCCTGCGCATGGCCATACGCACTCCAGACGTGCCCGCTCCAGACCCGTTCACTCCAAATGAGGAGCACGCTGCGGTATGA
- a CDS encoding (2Fe-2S)-binding protein encodes MSACRSQLKLTVNGQPATVEAPPMKRLLDVLREDLGLTGTKEGCGEGECGSCSVRMNGQLINSCLVPILQANGASIETVEGLAIDAELHPLQKAFLECGGAQCGICTPGMLMAATHLLAHNPHPTMEEIREGLAGNLCRCTGFIKIFESVVAAAAMRAPNAR; translated from the coding sequence ATGAGCGCCTGTCGGTCGCAACTGAAACTCACAGTCAACGGCCAGCCAGCCACGGTGGAAGCGCCGCCGATGAAGCGCCTGCTCGATGTACTGCGCGAAGATCTCGGCCTCACCGGAACCAAGGAAGGATGCGGTGAAGGCGAGTGCGGCTCATGCTCCGTGCGCATGAATGGCCAGCTCATCAATAGCTGTCTCGTCCCAATCCTGCAAGCAAACGGCGCAAGCATTGAGACCGTCGAGGGCCTCGCCATCGATGCCGAATTGCACCCACTGCAAAAGGCATTCCTCGAATGCGGCGGAGCGCAGTGCGGCATCTGCACACCCGGCATGTTAATGGCTGCGACTCACTTACTCGCGCACAATCCTCATCCCACGATGGAGGAGATACGCGAAGGCCTCGCAGGCAACCTCTGTCGCTGCACCGGCTTCATCAAGATCTTCGAATCGGTCGTCGCAGCCGCGGCCATGAGAGCGCCCAATGCGCGGTAA
- a CDS encoding FAD binding domain-containing protein: MRGNPEAHELIAAPSLSEVLAKLGDAPGTWTPIAGGTELMVAHAAGRLASPKLISLWGLPELDFIRVTDESISIGGGVTFGQIRLHTIIASDFPLLSLAASWIGSIANQNRATIAGNIVNGSPAADAPPALLVYDAEIELISQRGSRRLPYANFHLGYKQSVLQPDELVLALHLPRRFAKHKQYLRKVGTRKAMAITKVALAGTATIDDGMVTQIRIAAASVADRPLRMTNTETALLGKKLSTETNQAARIALLKEVKPIDDIRSTAAYRSHVAANLLDEFLNELSREGSS, encoded by the coding sequence ATGCGCGGTAATCCCGAGGCTCATGAGTTGATCGCCGCACCCAGCCTATCGGAAGTTCTTGCCAAGCTTGGCGACGCACCCGGAACATGGACCCCAATCGCTGGTGGCACCGAGTTGATGGTCGCTCACGCTGCAGGAAGATTGGCCTCGCCAAAGCTCATCAGCCTGTGGGGATTGCCCGAGTTGGATTTCATCCGGGTAACTGACGAAAGCATCTCCATCGGCGGCGGAGTAACCTTCGGACAGATCCGTCTGCATACAATCATCGCCTCCGATTTCCCGCTGTTATCGCTCGCGGCAAGCTGGATTGGATCGATTGCGAATCAAAATCGCGCCACCATCGCGGGTAATATCGTCAACGGTTCTCCGGCGGCCGATGCTCCACCTGCGTTGCTCGTCTACGATGCCGAGATCGAACTCATCTCCCAGCGCGGATCAAGGCGTCTTCCTTACGCAAACTTTCACCTCGGCTACAAGCAGTCCGTACTGCAGCCTGATGAATTGGTCCTTGCGCTGCATCTGCCAAGGCGATTTGCAAAACACAAGCAATACCTGCGCAAAGTCGGCACGCGTAAGGCAATGGCAATCACAAAAGTAGCGCTCGCTGGAACGGCAACCATCGATGATGGCATGGTAACCCAGATACGCATCGCAGCCGCCAGCGTTGCGGATCGTCCCCTGCGCATGACTAACACCGAAACCGCGCTGCTCGGCAAGAAGCTATCCACCGAAACCAATCAGGCAGCGCGCATCGCACTCCTCAAGGAAGTAAAGCCCATTGATGACATTCGCTCGACCGCTGCTTATCGCAGCCATGTTGCCGCGAATCTCCTCGACGAATTTTTAAATGAATTATCCCGGGAAGGTTCTTCATGA
- the uraD gene encoding 2-oxo-4-hydroxy-4-carboxy-5-ureidoimidazoline decarboxylase, which produces MNAILSIWNTLDSESAVAALLNCCAAHRWARAVAAQRPYSNEAQLFEAADRAWAVADELDWMQAFKAHPRIGERTAPHASAQSTAWSQQEQSAADTAQTDVLAELSVGNARYEEIFGFTYIVCATGKSAEEMLAILQRRLANKRPFELREAAEQQRQITQLRLRKWLRGGTQA; this is translated from the coding sequence ATGAATGCAATCCTCAGCATTTGGAATACGTTGGACTCAGAATCCGCAGTCGCTGCGCTGCTGAACTGCTGCGCAGCGCATCGCTGGGCGCGTGCAGTAGCTGCACAACGGCCCTACTCCAATGAAGCGCAACTCTTCGAAGCTGCCGACAGAGCATGGGCCGTCGCCGACGAGCTCGACTGGATGCAGGCCTTCAAAGCCCATCCTCGCATCGGCGAACGCACCGCGCCTCATGCCTCGGCACAATCGACAGCATGGTCGCAGCAAGAGCAATCCGCTGCCGACACCGCTCAGACAGACGTCCTAGCAGAGTTATCCGTAGGCAATGCCCGCTACGAAGAGATATTCGGCTTCACTTACATCGTCTGCGCCACCGGAAAATCCGCCGAAGAAATGCTCGCTATCCTGCAACGTCGACTGGCCAACAAGCGTCCCTTCGAATTGAGAGAAGCCGCCGAGCAGCAACGGCAGATCACGCAGCTTCGTTTGAGGAAATGGCTGCGAGGAGGCACACAGGCATGA
- the uraH gene encoding hydroxyisourate hydrolase, with translation MSTISTHVLDAVQGKPASGIEVRLEKQTETGWLVLSESATDSDGRCPDLCQDGSDGVYRLTFAVDDYFASHSRISIYPEISITLIVEGGHYHIPLLLSDNSYTTYRGS, from the coding sequence ATGAGCACCATCAGCACCCACGTACTCGACGCAGTGCAAGGCAAACCGGCTTCCGGCATCGAAGTGCGGCTTGAAAAGCAGACCGAGACTGGCTGGCTCGTCCTGAGTGAAAGTGCTACGGACAGCGACGGCAGATGCCCCGACCTGTGCCAGGATGGTAGCGACGGCGTCTACCGGCTCACCTTTGCCGTCGACGACTACTTTGCAAGCCACAGCCGCATCAGCATCTATCCCGAAATCTCCATTACCCTAATCGTCGAAGGCGGCCATTACCACATCCCTCTTCTTTTGAGCGACAACAGCTATACAACCTATCGCGGCAGCTAA
- the pucL gene encoding factor-independent urate hydroxylase — MASLGENRYGKSRVRVMKVVRHETHHAMKEWNVRVLLHGDFERCFTEGDNSQILPTDTMKNTVYYLARESQAATLEEFAIEIVRFLLADNPQASKASVEIEEKSWAQLPIDGVPHPTTYQLGGPELQTTEVIQERGKPLKLTSGIDGLVILKTTRSAFTGYIKNAQTTLPESTDRIFGTRATVVWEYLESPSDYAAIRATTLATLLKAFAEHDSLSVQHTLYDIGKAMLEAAPELSQIKLAMPNLHCNLVDLSRFGQTNPNQIFVPIDEPHGYIEAVIKR, encoded by the coding sequence ATGGCCAGCCTGGGAGAGAATCGCTACGGAAAATCGCGCGTCCGCGTCATGAAAGTGGTGCGCCACGAAACGCACCACGCCATGAAGGAGTGGAACGTACGCGTGCTCCTGCATGGCGACTTCGAAAGATGTTTCACCGAAGGCGATAACAGCCAGATTCTGCCCACTGACACGATGAAGAACACCGTCTACTATCTGGCCCGTGAATCGCAGGCTGCGACCCTCGAAGAATTCGCCATCGAGATTGTCAGGTTCCTGCTCGCCGACAATCCACAAGCTTCGAAAGCCAGCGTCGAGATCGAAGAAAAGAGTTGGGCGCAACTTCCCATCGACGGCGTCCCGCATCCAACGACATATCAACTCGGCGGCCCTGAACTTCAGACAACTGAAGTAATTCAGGAGCGCGGAAAACCATTGAAACTTACATCAGGCATCGACGGCCTCGTCATTCTCAAGACCACCAGGTCAGCTTTCACCGGCTATATCAAAAACGCGCAAACCACGCTGCCCGAAAGCACCGACCGCATCTTCGGCACTCGCGCCACTGTTGTGTGGGAATATCTCGAATCCCCCTCCGACTATGCCGCCATACGCGCAACTACCCTGGCTACGCTGCTCAAAGCCTTCGCCGAGCATGACAGCCTCAGCGTCCAGCACACGCTCTACGACATCGGCAAAGCCATGCTCGAAGCCGCGCCAGAACTCTCGCAAATCAAGCTAGCGATGCCCAACCTGCACTGCAATCTCGTCGATCTGAGCCGCTTCGGACAAACCAATCCCAATCAGATATTTGTCCCCATCGACGAGCCTCACGGCTACATCGAAGCCGTGATCAAGAGATAG
- the argE gene encoding acetylornithine deacetylase, translated as MNSFVSAAEILRELIAIPTPSAVSNLPLLEWVRRFLEPRGWRVELLPYEDESGVAKANMIAWQGSSERSERIDLAFVCHTDTVPYAETWKDPLSLQEREGRLHGCGSCDVKGSLACFLAAVSDRDRNAIRTSIALILTADEEIGCKGMERLLAATNLRIGSAIVSEPTSLRAGIAGKGYGLARITVDGREAHSAFPQQGVSAISVAARMIARIEDTFANRVSDAPTDALFDPPRTTLNIGTIEGGSAKNIIPGRCSFLVEWRAIPDENPVDTLRQLRGLLVEAHAAEPRAVFRLENLRAEPGFSPAARGRLQSRLAGLLPGEPVGISFGSEASRVARIADEVIVIGPGDMRSAHSERECVPIAELELWTSVLRRIL; from the coding sequence TTGAATTCCTTTGTGAGCGCTGCGGAGATACTGCGCGAACTTATCGCGATTCCGACTCCATCGGCGGTTTCGAACCTGCCGTTGCTGGAATGGGTGCGGCGGTTTCTGGAGCCGCGTGGCTGGCGGGTTGAATTGCTGCCTTATGAGGATGAATCCGGAGTCGCGAAGGCCAACATGATTGCGTGGCAGGGGTCTTCGGAGCGCAGTGAGCGTATTGATCTGGCGTTTGTGTGCCATACCGATACGGTTCCGTATGCGGAGACTTGGAAGGACCCTCTTTCTCTGCAAGAGCGGGAAGGGCGACTGCATGGCTGCGGCTCCTGCGACGTGAAGGGCTCGCTGGCTTGTTTTCTTGCGGCGGTCTCGGATCGGGATCGGAATGCAATTCGTACAAGCATTGCGCTTATCCTGACCGCCGATGAGGAGATTGGCTGCAAGGGGATGGAGCGGTTGTTGGCCGCAACCAATCTGCGGATTGGCTCGGCCATCGTCAGCGAGCCGACTTCGCTTCGGGCTGGAATCGCGGGCAAAGGATATGGGCTGGCACGCATCACGGTCGATGGCAGGGAAGCGCATTCGGCGTTTCCGCAGCAAGGGGTGTCGGCGATTTCAGTGGCGGCGCGGATGATTGCGCGGATTGAAGATACTTTTGCAAATCGGGTGTCGGATGCGCCAACCGATGCGTTGTTTGATCCGCCGCGAACTACGCTGAATATCGGCACAATTGAGGGCGGCAGCGCTAAGAACATCATTCCTGGGCGATGCTCGTTTCTCGTGGAATGGCGAGCGATTCCTGATGAGAATCCGGTGGATACGCTTCGGCAGTTGCGCGGGCTGCTGGTGGAGGCGCATGCTGCGGAGCCGCGAGCTGTATTTCGTTTGGAGAATCTTCGAGCGGAGCCTGGTTTTTCGCCCGCAGCGAGGGGCAGGTTGCAGTCGCGACTTGCTGGGCTGTTGCCTGGTGAGCCAGTGGGGATCAGCTTTGGTTCGGAGGCAAGCCGCGTGGCTCGCATAGCGGACGAGGTAATCGTCATTGGGCCCGGTGATATGCGTAGTGCGCATAGTGAACGCGAGTGTGTTCCGATTGCGGAACTGGAACTCTGGACTTCCGTTTTGCGCCGGATTTTGTGA
- the hutI gene encoding imidazolonepropionase, which yields MGKLAVVNIGQLVTMAGPTRPRIGPEMRELGQIHDAAVLVEDGRIHATGAYAALRKRIDPEATVIDAGGRLVTPGFVDAHTHLVFAGNRATEFEKRISGATYQEIAAAGGGIQSTVALTRQATEDELFAQARRHRDWMLRGGTTTLEAKSGYGLDRVTELRMLRVMARLNEEGPVRIVPTLLAAHTVPQEMADKREEYVRWIAEELIPEVAALDLARYCDAFCDDHAFTVTETRQVLEAARRHGLGLRIHAEQFRPGTGAALGAELSAATVDHLETVTDQMLGLLKAAGVQPVLLPASVFCLGRDQYPPARKMIEIGLPVVIATDFNPGSSPAPSMPFMLALASIAMKMLPAEALVAATINAAWSLGLGDKVGSLEPGKAADFLIHECDDYRELAYYVAAPARPRVFIAGSEVTP from the coding sequence ATGGGCAAGCTTGCTGTAGTGAACATTGGGCAGCTGGTTACGATGGCTGGTCCGACGCGGCCACGCATCGGGCCGGAGATGCGCGAGCTGGGCCAGATTCACGATGCTGCCGTGTTGGTGGAAGACGGGCGGATTCATGCGACGGGTGCTTATGCGGCTCTGCGCAAGAGGATTGATCCGGAAGCCACGGTGATTGATGCTGGCGGCAGGCTAGTGACGCCGGGGTTTGTGGATGCGCATACGCATCTGGTCTTTGCCGGGAATCGGGCGACGGAGTTTGAGAAGCGCATTAGTGGGGCGACGTACCAGGAGATCGCGGCGGCTGGTGGAGGGATTCAGTCGACCGTGGCGCTGACGCGGCAGGCGACCGAAGACGAGCTTTTTGCGCAGGCCCGGCGGCATCGGGACTGGATGTTGCGCGGCGGGACGACAACGCTCGAAGCCAAGTCAGGCTATGGGCTGGATCGTGTGACGGAGTTGCGCATGTTGCGGGTGATGGCGCGGCTCAATGAGGAAGGTCCGGTGCGGATCGTTCCTACTCTGCTTGCGGCGCATACTGTGCCGCAAGAAATGGCGGACAAGCGTGAGGAGTATGTGCGCTGGATCGCGGAGGAGTTGATTCCTGAGGTTGCGGCGCTGGATCTGGCGCGTTACTGCGATGCGTTTTGCGACGATCACGCCTTTACGGTGACTGAGACGCGGCAGGTGCTTGAAGCGGCGAGGCGCCATGGTCTGGGGCTTCGGATCCATGCGGAGCAGTTCCGGCCTGGTACGGGAGCCGCGCTGGGCGCGGAGCTGAGCGCGGCCACTGTCGATCATCTGGAAACCGTCACCGACCAGATGCTTGGGCTGCTGAAAGCGGCTGGAGTGCAGCCTGTGCTGCTGCCAGCATCGGTGTTTTGCCTGGGGCGGGATCAGTATCCGCCAGCGCGGAAGATGATTGAGATTGGGTTGCCGGTGGTAATTGCGACCGACTTCAATCCTGGGTCTTCGCCTGCTCCGTCGATGCCGTTCATGCTGGCGCTGGCGTCGATTGCGATGAAGATGCTGCCGGCGGAGGCGCTTGTCGCAGCGACAATCAACGCTGCGTGGAGTCTGGGACTGGGCGATAAGGTCGGTTCGTTGGAACCCGGCAAGGCAGCGGACTTTCTGATTCATGAGTGCGATGATTATCGTGAGCTTGCCTATTACGTTGCTGCTCCGGCGCGGCCACGGGTTTTCATTGCGGGATCAGAGGTTACGCCTTGA
- the hutU gene encoding urocanate hydratase, producing MITATETIRAPRGSKLNCKGWQQEGALRCLMNNLDPEVAERPEDLVVYGGIGKAARNWESYHAIVRELKALGNEETLLIQSGKPVAVFPTHDLAPRVILANSNLVGQWANWDHFHELDRKGLMMYGQMTAGSWIYIGTQGILQGTFQTFASLADIHFGGSLKGRLVVTGGVGGMGGAQPLAVTLNEGVVLAIDVDRSRIERRVETRYCDTITENLDEALALCEAARRDGRALSIGLVGNCAEVLPELVRRGVVVDVVTDQTSAHDPLNGYVPAGFTLAQAAELRQRDPGAYTKLSTESMAVHVNAMLDLQKAGAIAFDYGNNIRRFAADAGCADAFNIPGFVPEYIRPLFCEGAGPFRWVALSGDPADIARTDELALELFPQNEILTRWMRLARGRFAFQGLPARICWLGYGERAQMGEAINELVRKGELSAPIAIGRDHLDTGSVASPYRETERMLDGSDAVADWPILNALLNTASGASWVSFHHGGGVGMGYSLHAGQVTVADGSENAQKRIRRVLNNDPGLGVVRHADAGYAMAQKTAREQGIHMPMLESRE from the coding sequence ATGATCACTGCAACTGAAACCATTCGAGCCCCGCGCGGCAGCAAGTTGAACTGCAAGGGTTGGCAGCAGGAGGGCGCGCTGCGGTGCCTGATGAACAATCTCGACCCCGAGGTTGCCGAGCGCCCGGAGGATCTTGTCGTATACGGAGGCATTGGCAAGGCGGCGCGGAACTGGGAGAGTTATCACGCCATTGTGCGGGAACTTAAAGCTCTGGGTAATGAAGAGACGCTGCTGATCCAGTCAGGCAAGCCGGTTGCGGTTTTTCCGACGCACGATCTGGCTCCCCGGGTGATTCTGGCGAATTCGAACCTGGTGGGCCAATGGGCGAACTGGGATCACTTTCACGAACTCGACCGCAAGGGCCTCATGATGTACGGGCAGATGACGGCGGGAAGCTGGATTTATATCGGCACGCAGGGAATTCTACAGGGGACATTTCAGACATTCGCATCGCTGGCGGATATTCACTTTGGAGGCTCGCTGAAGGGCCGTCTGGTGGTGACCGGCGGAGTCGGCGGCATGGGTGGCGCGCAGCCTCTGGCCGTGACGTTGAATGAAGGTGTTGTGCTGGCGATTGATGTGGACCGGTCGCGTATCGAGCGTCGCGTGGAGACGCGCTATTGCGACACCATTACTGAGAATCTCGATGAAGCGCTGGCACTGTGCGAAGCTGCGCGGCGCGATGGGCGTGCGCTGTCTATCGGCTTGGTGGGTAATTGCGCAGAGGTACTGCCGGAGCTGGTGCGGCGTGGCGTGGTGGTTGATGTCGTGACAGACCAGACGAGCGCGCATGATCCGCTGAATGGCTATGTGCCCGCTGGGTTCACGCTGGCGCAGGCTGCGGAGCTGCGCCAGCGCGATCCGGGAGCATATACGAAGCTTTCCACGGAATCGATGGCTGTGCATGTGAATGCGATGCTGGATTTGCAGAAAGCAGGCGCGATTGCTTTCGATTACGGCAACAACATCAGGCGGTTTGCGGCCGATGCTGGGTGCGCGGATGCCTTTAACATTCCGGGCTTTGTGCCGGAGTATATCCGGCCGCTGTTTTGCGAGGGTGCTGGGCCGTTTCGCTGGGTTGCGCTGTCGGGCGATCCGGCGGATATTGCCCGCACCGATGAGCTGGCGCTGGAGTTGTTTCCGCAGAACGAAATTCTCACTCGCTGGATGCGGCTTGCGCGTGGGCGCTTTGCCTTTCAGGGACTGCCGGCGCGTATCTGCTGGCTTGGCTACGGCGAGCGTGCGCAGATGGGCGAGGCGATCAACGAACTGGTGCGCAAGGGCGAGCTTTCCGCGCCGATTGCGATTGGCCGCGACCATCTCGATACCGGCTCGGTCGCCAGCCCGTATCGCGAAACGGAGCGGATGCTGGATGGCTCGGATGCTGTGGCGGACTGGCCGATTCTCAACGCGCTGCTCAATACGGCGAGTGGCGCAAGCTGGGTCAGCTTCCATCATGGCGGTGGAGTGGGGATGGGGTATTCGCTGCACGCGGGGCAGGTGACGGTGGCGGATGGCTCGGAAAATGCGCAGAAGCGCATTCGGCGGGTGCTGAACAACGATCCGGGGTTGGGTGTGGTGCGCCACGCCGATGCCGGGTATGCAATGGCGCAGAAGACAGCGCGGGAGCAGGGTATTCATATGCCGATGCTGGAAAGCAGAGAATAG